In Bombina bombina isolate aBomBom1 chromosome 6, aBomBom1.pri, whole genome shotgun sequence, a single genomic region encodes these proteins:
- the LOC128662436 gene encoding gastrotropin-like, with the protein MAFNGKYVVESQQNYDEFMKAIGIPADVIERGRDFKFTTEVVQNGNDFTWSQIYPGHTKTNKFTVGQESEMETVSGKKFKAIVHLEGGKLVVDFGKYHHTSEIANDKLVETSVAGGITFIRTSKKVA; encoded by the exons ATGGCTTTCAATGGAAAATATGTGGTAGAGAGTCAACAAAACTATGATGAGTTTATGAAGGCTATTG GTATTCCTGCTGATGTTATTGAAAGAGGGAGAGATTTCAAGTTTACCACAGAAGTTGTTCAGAACGGCAATGACTTCACTTGGTCCCAGATATACCCAGGTCACACTAAGACCAACAAATTCACTGTAGGTCAAGAGTCAGAAATGGAGACTGTGAGTGGCAAAAAATTTAAA GCAATTGTTCACTTGGAAGGTGGAAAACTAGTTGTGGACTTTGGAAAATATCATCACACCTCAGAAATTGCTAATGATAAACTGGTAGAG ACATCAGTGGCTGGAGGTATCACCTTCATAAGAACCAGCAAAAAGGTGGCATAA
- the LOC128662437 gene encoding gastrotropin-like, producing the protein MAFNGKYVVESQQNYDEFMKAIGIPADVIERGRDFKFTTDVVQNDNDFTWSQIYPGHTKTNKFTVGQESEMETVSGKKFKAIVHLEGGKLVVDFGKYHHTSEIANEKLVETSVAEGITFIRTSKKVA; encoded by the exons ATGGCTTTCAATGGAAAATATGTGGTAGAAAGTCAACAAAACTATGATGAGTTTATGAAGGCTATTG GTATTCCTGCTGATGTTATTGAAAGAGGGAGAGATTTCAAGTTTACCACAGATGTTGTTCAGAACGACAATGACTTCACTTGGTCCCAGATATACCCAGGTCACACTAAGACCAACAAATTCACTGTAGGTCAAGAGTCAGAAATGGAGACTGTGAGTGGCAAAAAATTTAAA GCAATTGTTCACTTGGAAGGTGGAAAACTAGTTGTGGACTTTGGAAAATATCATCACACCTCAGAAATTGCTAATGAAAAACTGGTAGAG ACATCAGTGGCTGAAGGTATCACCTTCATAAGAACCAGCAAAAAGGTGGCATAA